The DNA window GATCCACCGAGGCTGGGGTAAAGTAAGCTGAGATTAAAAAGAATAACCCCATGAGAAAAGCGCCATTTACATCAAAAAATGATCCTAATATGGATGATCTTTCAACACTTAGAATGGGCCAATCGTTCGTTGGCCCATAAGCTTGCCCTGCATGATGAGCAACAACAAGCAAAGTTAAAGCAACTTTTATATTATCAAGGTAGACAAGACGTGATTTTTCCGAGATAGGGGAAAGTGCACTTTCAGTGCTTCCCTTCACTTTTTCCACTTCCTTTAATGTCCTGAAATCCTACAAATCTCTTATTTTGTTCGTCCCAAAGACGAAATCGAATCGCTTGCAGGCTAGAAGCAATCGTAATCGTGGTCACCTTCTGTAAATCAGGGGTGTTATCATGAGCCTTCTCCAAATAATAGTTTGGCACTCTGGGACTTAGATGGTGAACGTGATGAAAGCCAATATTTCCGGTCAGCCATTGTAACACCATGGGCAGCTTGTAAAAGGAACTGCCATCCACAGCGGCCTTTACATAGTCCCACTCTTCCTCTTTTTCAAAATAGCTATCTTCAAACTGGTGTTGTACATAGAAGAGCCATATCCCGGCAGCACCTGAAATATAAAAGATGGGGAGCTGGACCATCAGGAATGACTGCCATCCAATTGCATAACAGAGCAAGCCCGACAGGGATACGATGGCTACATTTGTGATATAAGTATTCAATCGCTCCTTTCTTCTCGCATTCTTTCTGTTAAATCGGTTAAGGATCAGCATAATCCAGAAGGGACCGAGCACAAACATGACAAACGGGTTGCGGTATAAGCGGTAAGCCGTTCGTTTCCAAAAAGAGGACGCTTCATATTCTTCTACTGTCATAATCCAAATATCCCCGGTCCCTCTTTTATTTAAATTGCCGCTGGTTGCATGGTGAATGGAATGATCGTGCTTCCATTGATGATAGGGGTGGCATGTCAGAATCCCCGTTATCGTACCGAGAATTTCATTGGCTTTACGACTTTTGAAGAATGAGTGGTGACAACAATCATGAAAAATGATAAAGATACGTATTAAAAAGCCAGATGCAACAACCGCGAAGGCCAAAGAGAGCCCATAAGAAATCGCCAAGCTCTGGTAAGCGAGATACCACAAAAGAAAAAAGGGCACAAACGTGTTTAATATTTGCTGTACACTTGTTTTTATATTGGTTTTTTCATATGGAGCGATCTCTTTTTTTAAATCGCGTTGATGTAGGTTAATCATGGTTTCTCTCCCTCAGTCATGTTGGAGTTTTTTATTTTGGTTTTGCAGTTCTTCTCTCTTAAAATGAAAATAATAAGTGGCAAGTGGCCACCAGAGAACGAGGAAGATGGGATAGATCGCCCAAATTGTCTGTGGTGAAGAGACGGCATTGACGATGATAAAAAAGAGAATGGTTAGTAAACTACCTACAACGGAAAAGCCAAAATGATTCTTTTGCCGTGCATAGTACAGAGCAAGCGGCCACCACAAAACAGCGAAAGTGGGGTAAATCGCCCATGGATACTGAGGTGAAAGGGCTGCATTTAGAATCGAATAATATAAAATGATACTCATGCTGCCAAAGAAGGCGAAGGCGAGTGTCTTCGCCTTGCTGCCACAAAATAGCGAGATCGGCCACCAAGTAATGGGGAAAGCAGCATATAGAAACCATGGATGCACCGGAAAATAAATCGTATTGATCGTGATTAGAAAAACGATCAGAAGGATACAAACAAAAAGCGCGTGCTGCTTATATTGACCTTTTTTTATAAAAAACAAGCTTATAGGCCACAACAGAAGAACAAAAGCAGGGTAAAAAAACCATAAATAATTGGGGCTAGTCAGGTAGTTTACAATCATAAGGAAAATAATACTCATCAGACTTCCGATAAAAGCAAATCCTATTCGATGTCTGTCCACCGGAATCCTCCTCACTTTGTACTTAACCAGTAATGAAACATCGATAATGGCCACCAGAGCACGGCAAATGT is part of the Desmospora activa DSM 45169 genome and encodes:
- a CDS encoding fatty acid desaturase, with product MINLHQRDLKKEIAPYEKTNIKTSVQQILNTFVPFFLLWYLAYQSLAISYGLSLAFAVVASGFLIRIFIIFHDCCHHSFFKSRKANEILGTITGILTCHPYHQWKHDHSIHHATSGNLNKRGTGDIWIMTVEEYEASSFWKRTAYRLYRNPFVMFVLGPFWIMLILNRFNRKNARRKERLNTYITNVAIVSLSGLLCYAIGWQSFLMVQLPIFYISGAAGIWLFYVQHQFEDSYFEKEEEWDYVKAAVDGSSFYKLPMVLQWLTGNIGFHHVHHLSPRVPNYYLEKAHDNTPDLQKVTTITIASSLQAIRFRLWDEQNKRFVGFQDIKGSGKSEGKH